In a genomic window of Phalacrocorax aristotelis chromosome 8, bGulAri2.1, whole genome shotgun sequence:
- the CAPNS2 gene encoding calpain small subunit 2, producing the protein MVKRKHADKLCCAHAQLRHSTTSERYRRTGSLSNSLQKIFTMFLAKALLSGGSGSGHGGSLARGLGGLLTGGGHGGNLAGLVGGLVNLISEAAAQYNPEPPPPPHNHFMNVEAYESEEIRRFRCLFVQLAGDDMEVSATELRDILNKVVSRHQDLKTDGFSLDTCRSMVAVMDSDTNGKLGFEEFKYLWNNIKKWQCVYKQYDTDQSGTVGRAQLPDALKAAGFTLHEQLCQVIVRRYADEDGSMDFNNFISCLVRLDSMFRTFKSLDQGGDGQIKMTIEDWLQLTMYS; encoded by the coding sequence ATGGTGAAGCGTAAGCACGCAGATAAGCTGTGTTGTGCCCACGCCCAGCTCAGACACAGTACAACTTCGGAGAGGTACAGAAGAACAGGATCTCTGAGTAACTCCCTTCAAAAAATCTTCACAATGTTCCTTGCTAAAGCTTTGCTGAGTGGAGGAAGTGGTAGTGGTCATGGAGGGAGCCTTGCACGTGGCCTTGGAGGTCTTCTAACAGGAGGTGGACATGGAGGGAATCTTGCAGGACTTGTCGGAGGTCTTGTCAATCTTATAAGTGAAGCCGCAGCTCAGTATAATCCAGAGCCACCTCCACCTCCTCACAATCATTTTATGAATGTGGAAGCTTATGAGAGTGAGGAGATCAGACGGTTTCGTTGCCTTTTTGTCCAGCTGGCTGGAGATGATATGGAAGTGTCTGCCACAGAGCTAAGGGACATCCTGAACAAAGTCGTTTCCAGGCATCAAGACTTGAAGACAGATGGCTTCAGCTTAGACACATGCCGTAGCATGGTCGCCGTCATGGACAGTGATACAAATGGCAAACTGGGCTTTGAAGAGTTTAAGTATCTGTGGAACAACATCAAGAAATGGCAATGTGTATACAAGCAGTATGATACTGATCAGTCAGGCACTGTTGGGAGAGCTCAGCTGCCGGATGCCTTGAAGGCTGCAGGGTTCACCCTGCATGAACAACTCTGCCAGGTGATCGTGCGCAGGTACGCTGACGAGGACGGTAGCATGGATTTCAACAACTTCATTAGCTGCTTGGTACGACTGGACAGCATGTTCCGGACCTTCAAGTCCCTAGACCAAGGTGGAGATGGACAGATCAAAATGACCATTGAAGACTGGCTGCAGCTGACCATGTATTCATGA